The sequence TtagtcaaataataaatataattcaatagAACAAATTTAGATTCTTTTTGGAAAATGATGAATTCATCTTTTGAAATAGCAGCAATTGTTATAACGAATGATTTCCATTTCCCTTGTTTGTTGAAAAagtaacacattaaataaaataaaatctctcTTCAAATATTAGTTGAAGATTGTTTTAATCAGGTATAAAACATTGTAGTCAGTCATAAAACATATCTGGTTATAGGTTAAATACATCCACAACTTCTTAAACacacaagaatgttttaaaaaaacgtCTCTACAAACAATACCCATCTTTCTATGCTTTTACTATCATTGTTAAATTGGATGATTTTATGATTAgataaattctataaaatatacaacatacCAAGAGTTGAGTCAAATATCTATTTATAGTGCTAGATATATTGATTAATTTTGGCAAAGGTAAACTAAGTAACAGGCCTGTCTTCCTTGCAACAACTGAAGTTTCTGCATGAGTGTTATTGCTTTCTTCCCCACAACTGTAAGCAGCAGAATTATTAAATCATGAAATAAGTAATAAACAAGCTACAATATTAAGAGAACATTTAATATTTCCTTACCAATAAGGTTCTCAAACCTTACAGTTCTCTTTACACAAACACAGGCTGGCTTAAACATTTTGTACTGTTACATTGTGAACGTAATTAAAAAGGAGAAAACAAATTGTATAATCCAGCCTATGTTTGTGTAAAGAGAactgtaataatgaaaacaaatacaagttataaatcaactttattttggaaacaaaaaaaacagttttataccagcattttgtaattcaataacaaaaacacccaaacatacattttcaaatatatgggAAAATGATAATCTCAAAGACtcaacaaatgttattttattgtaagagTGGCCTTTGTTGTTTTTGCTCAACCATACTAGCAATCTAGTCCGTTTGCTGCTTTATTTCATTACAGAGAATCTCATGCTACATTTATCGAATAGCGATCAATCAGAAAACATGCGACTCAAATGAAAATAGCTGTTTTTGACAGGAAAAGGATATGTGAAAAACTGTTTCACAATTAAAGACTTGTATTtcttaaactaaagaaaatactatatagtcatatcttcacaaaatttcttTGCTTAACTATTAATGCTGAAATATTCTGACATTAACAAGAGATTctatttcattacaaacttctaTCAAGTTGTTTTTCAAAGCTAGTACTCACCTTCTCCACTACAGGCATTAAACATGTCATCTTCAGACACTCTTAGGCCTTCATTTAATACTGAAGTAAGTTGATTAGCTGAAATATAGTTACATGCATTACACCTGTAACAACAAATTACTTATCACAGTTTTAACACTGAAATTTATACGAGATATTATTACATCAGCATTAAAGACTCCAGTGCTACTGTAAATGACAACAAAATCAAAAAGTACAGAATAATTTTCTTATCAAAActacttcaaaaaacaaatacttcCAAAAATCATGGTATGTTTAAAGTTAGTACCAAAATTAGTATCTAACAAGTCATTACAGAAGTTAATATGTTTCAGATGCTTAAAATAAAGttaccttttaaaatatattttatttcttaatatttatttcccttCATACAAATCTAAGAGCACAAGTTAActacatttgtaatttttgtctCTAAATGAtctgcatattttataaaaagaaacacactCAGCAAATATAACTTGCCTGTGGCCACGTTTCTTGTAAACAGGTTTTGTACACGAAGTATTGGGCTATGGGTGACTTTGGTGTCTTCTCAGCCTGACATCAGATTGTTGTTGTGGAACTTCAACAGCAACTTATCATCCTGTTTCTGGCGCAACACAAGAATGTCCTCAAGTAATACCACATGCATCtcaatagttttttgtttgtgtaaccTCCAGGTCAATGGACCCTCGTGGATCAGCTTATGCTTTGTTAAATCAAGGTGCTGAAAAGACAGAATTcacaaacaaaatagttttttcaATTTAACGGTTAATAACCAAGAATAAACATTGGTTATTACTTCATGCATACATATTTCTTACTATTATCTATGACAGTTGTCTATCATGTTTGCATTTAATTAATCAAAcctccataatttattttataaaattatttaaaagttgaatGCAAATTTTGATAATATCtggtatttttgtaaattattacaacatacatacatatatattatatatactgaAAATTCTCCCAGATGTATTCTAGGTTTAAACAAGACCCACTTTCTTATTACTTACTCACTTACTTACAAATtccttgaatattttattggacAGAAAACTCCAAATGTTTAATACAACAGGCAAAAGTGCATATACACTCAGATTAACTGATTACTTGGGTCTTTATAACTAGAACTAATTTATGAAGTACTTTTTATACAcatacacagaaaaacaaaacattttagtacATTACAACTGCATTGTCTACATACTATTATCAAGTTTAATAAGTACTACTATTGTAATGTTGAGGTATTCCTTCCTTCCATAGAAAAAAACAGCATAATGACTTATCTACCTTGAAGATATACAACTACATACTTTGATCATGAAAATGCTTACATGATAAGCTTGAACAATAGGTGCTTTAACTTTCTCAATGGCACTTCTGTTCATTTTCTTTTGAAGTTCACCAAGTCTGTGTTCATTCTCTGATTCTTTAACAGCTTGATTGACATGTGCCAGGATTTGTTTGCTACAGTGTACTGCCTGCAGTAACCTCCTATGTTCTTCAGAATTCTCTGTGTAATAATATTCAGTAAAAGAAATTCATGGaggatacatacatacatgtgtgtgtgtgtgtgtgtgtgtgtgtgtgtttaaaaaaaaagagaaatttagTAGTTGTAAACACTTCTTATTCTCAAGTATTTCTAACTGAAGTTTTAAGATTTAGACTAACACACTACTaggatattttttaaattgtgttttgcCATATTGTCTCTTATGATGGAAAATATATCAAGCACTTATATGAATACtaaatgaaaatttacaaaatctCATTGCAAGATATTTATCATCATGACCATTTGCATCTGCATAgcagtctttataatattaatgatattaaatcaCATTACACTTGTTTCTTATGTACTTCTGTCATGTCTtgaacaaacagaatattaaaaaattcaaatatacacTCCATAATTTGTACATATTCCATTTAAAGATGTTTGAAAGCAATGAAACAGGATTTATACATCATTAAACATGGCACAGGATTTAGACAATTTTGCACTTAGAAGATTTAGTACACAGAAGCAAAATCATTTACCTATATAAACTTTAAGGATGTCACAACTGATGGTTTATAAAACTAGTGTAAAAAAGATACAAGTTTcagtcattaaaacaaattttgttgtttGAGCAATTTTCTAACTAAAGCACAACTTGACAACTGCACACTAAAAAAACCACccatttttcaaatataacacaACAAGTTTGGACAATAAGAGTGAATCACTTACCacagttttgtttaaatgaacTTGCAACACGGCATCatgtttaaaactttttgaaACTATTAAACTAAATAGTGAGTTAGggttaataaaatcattatttgttactGGCTTAGTGCTCTAAAAAGGTTTGTTGTCGAAACAGTGCGGAAACACTAGATCAAAAAATCTTGTTTTCAAGCGCATGTTAATTATAGTACAAACTTCAAAAATCAGTATTTATTAGCTCATTAAGGTACATAAACAATCAATGCTTACAGATACATTTTTATGTCACAGAGaattataacaatttaattaCACTACAGATTATATTACAGGGTTTAAAGAGGCAGATGTAAAAGTACATGAACTGACAAGCTATTAAGGTACTTCCAAtgcaaaaattacaatattacacaaacacacacaaaagcaCAGTTGATGGAATATTTCATACTTACGTGGTGTATATTTTGCACTATTTTCTAAAAGAAGAGGGTATTTGGTTAGTCTCTGAAAGCCTGTAGCAATAATGTCTTTTAGCTGTAACCTTCTACAGAGATGATTTGCTTCAGCATCCTACAGTAaatcaaatatacaataaaaatatttaccataATATAAAACTGTAGTGCTCAACAATAAATCTGACTTTCTGAAACATGCTCAGTAACATGATACTTTTCCAAGGTCACAGAGTAAAGTGTTGCTGTTCCAATATGATTTACAAACAAGAATCTTACTTGTATTAATACTGCAGACTTTTATTgtacatgtattaaaatatgtcATGGCACATAATTTACAGATTACTATAGCGTACAATCACAAATTTTTTCAAGTCTCCAAATCCACACGAGTGCATATATGAATTCTAATTACATTTTCTACATCAAATTGCACAAAACTacaatttacaaaagttttaatttaacttaaCAATTTGGAAGATATATTGTGATGTTTCTTAACCTTGAACCAgccaattataatatttaatacagtaaGATAACACAAAATTTTGAGAGGTTTGGATTATGTTCAAGTAAAATGAGGTTTAaggataaacaaataaaactatacaaatttTTTTGTTGAGAACAATATGAATACATAAAAACACCAGTCTTACAGATAAGAACTGTGCCAGCTTTTGTTCCTTCTTCTGCTTATTCTTAAGTGCTTCCAGAGCAATCGACTGGTTACGACAAAACTTAGCTGCTGCACTCTTGATTTCTTTACCTGAAGATCCATCAAGCTATagagaaaaataacacatttctgaataaaaataacactcaCGTAAATATTCTTACTTccactgaaattattttaagaatgaaCTGTATATGTCTAAAACCTATAAGCTAAACAGaagttaaaacaaactagtaaaacagttttagtgttttattagtCTTTGCAAGCATTAGATTCGCTAGGCACAATCAtgataaaaaaatcagtaaatacatttgttgagctttgttatataaaactttaaaataccccagttagaaaaaaaataatttcaaaatgtatattccATATTTAAGAGAAACACAAAAATTAGGTCTAAAAAATCCAGATTTAAAATAGGgcaaattaaataacagaaatttaAGTGGAATAGACCTATCATCAATACAAATGTGAGGACAAGATCAGACCCTTTACAAGTTTTATCTTTCCTCTCAATACAAGTATTTTGctatatcttaataaacaatgaaatatctaAAGTGATCTAACCCAAAGTTGTATATTAAAGATCCATGACAATTTGTGGATTTTATTTACtactgaaattaaacaaaatgccCAAACACTGGCAGTGGATATGTGAATTCTAAATGCCAAATACTGTATAAATGTTATCTGACAGAAACTTGTATTCTGAAATTCTGTAAGCATCAGGAAAGTTGAAGTTTTGTGCCTCCTACAACTACACAAAATCTCAATCACCTGAAGGTTCAACATCACATTAACTTGACATCATCTGGAAACCAATTCAATAAATATGATTCTGTGCAAGAAACAGACATtaactcaaataaataaataaataaaagatatcaGAGCAACTTGATTACATCAGTAAAACTCACCATTTCCAGCATGATGTCTCCAACATCACCAACCACTGGCTGTTCCCGCCTGTGGGCTTTCATTTTATTGTTGAACCTACTGTGGATCTCCAGCATCTCCTCCAAGTTAGGAAAAAGAAGATATAATTGGTCTGATGGTAGAAGCTGTTCCTGCTGCATTGGTTTGAAAAACAGCCTATCTAACACTTTCAGGTTCCCGGACATGGGTGTGTTCCGTATGGAAGAGCTCTGAAGAAGTAATAATTTACTTAAACTTTCAAATTTCTAAAAACTTAACTCCACCATCATGTCATGCAAACaagaatttcatattttcaaccACTTTAAGAGCTATGATTTTCTTATTctattaaagaacaaaatattaatattaataaactgtatgCACTTTGTACACACATAAAACTAAGAAAACAGAAACTATGAAATACTAATAGAAAGATACATAAACAAAatctgaaattataaatattaaacaaaagtgaTCAAACAGGTTTCAAAAATCTATTAAATCCaag comes from Tachypleus tridentatus isolate NWPU-2018 chromosome 12, ASM421037v1, whole genome shotgun sequence and encodes:
- the LOC143235550 gene encoding rho guanine nucleotide exchange factor 11-like, whose amino-acid sequence is MSSSIRNTPMSGNLKVLDRLFFKPMQQEQLLPSDQLYLLFPNLEEMLEIHSRFNNKMKAHRREQPVVGDVGDIMLEMLDGSSGKEIKSAAAKFCRNQSIALEALKNKQKKEQKLAQFLSDAEANHLCRRLQLKDIIATGFQRLTKYPLLLENSAKYTPQNSEEHRRLLQAVHCSKQILAHVNQAVKESENEHRLGELQKKMNRSAIEKVKAPIVQAYHHLDLTKHKLIHEGPLTWRLHKQKTIEMHVVLLEDILVLRQKQDDKLLLKFHNNNLMSG